Proteins from a single region of Ziziphus jujuba cultivar Dongzao chromosome 1, ASM3175591v1:
- the LOC125420681 gene encoding NAD(P)H dehydrogenase (quinone) FQR1: protein MATKVYIVYYSMYGHVEKLAEEIKKGASSVEGVEAKLWQVPETLPDEVLGKMSAPPKSDVPIISPNELAEADGFVFGFPTRFGMMAAQFKAFLDATGSLWKAQQLAGKPAGIFYSTGSQGGGQETTALTAITQLVHHGMIFVPIGYTFGAGMFEMEKVKGGSPYGAGTFAGDGSRQPSELELEQAFHQGKYIATITKKLKGAA, encoded by the exons ATGGCTACCAAAGTGTATATTGT GTATTATTCCATGTATGGACATGTAGAGAAACTAGCAGAAGAAATAAAGAAGGGGGCTTCATCCGTTGAAGGTGTAGAGGCCAAATTATGGCAA GTCCCTGAGACACTACCAGATGAGGTGCTTGGAAAAATGAGTGCACCACCAAAGAGTGATGTGCCAATCATCTCACCAAATGAACTTGCAGAAGCAGATGGCTTTGTATTTGGCTTCCCAACTAGATTTGGTATGATGGCAGCTCAATTCAAAGCTTTTCTGGATGCAACCGGTAGCCTTTGGAAAGCACAACAGCTAGCCGGAAAACCTGCTGGGATCTTTTACAGCACTGGATCTCAAGGTGGTGGTCAAGAGACCACTGC GTTGACCGCCATCACTCAGCTCGTTCACCACGGCATGATTTTCGTTCCAATTGGATATACATTTGGTGCTGGCATGTTTGAAATGGAGAAAGTCAAAGGCGGAAGCCCTTACGGTGCAGGAACTTTTGCCGGGGATGGCTCCAGACAACCATCTGAGCTTGAGCTGGAACAAGCATTCCACCAAGGAAAGTACATTGCCACCATCACAAAGAAGCTCAAGGGAGCGGCTTGA
- the LOC125418255 gene encoding transcription factor bHLH123 has protein sequence MADEYQTSGNWWESSRTSRFEAGTSPSSSALNSLGSFGWSSTDMVDSIKARSPMDSVSVSGTSMVFHDIQKPQLQGSDSSGGGGAADPNLHMMGLGLSTQAMDWNQALFRGEKSAESSFRSILQENMNANANFQQEGGVQQQLQWRDHKLFAAAAAGGDSTSNRSAGGGGGGFSLDQSSQFSPQYSSGDSTITSSFQMDSAAAAAAALYGNQSTILQGLFGGTDTSNNNNNNNQQSSSSNSFPYPATTYGIGSINELPHHHHHHQQQQQPSTWSKVPQFLRTGSPPKQQQQQPYNHLHFSNNAPYWNASEAAIKEVRPGFFPSLQPQFPTQSFEEKPKNISEVRDSSAAAVVKKSGNEAASKRPRNETASPLPAFKVRKEKMGDRITALQQLVSPFGKTDTASVLSEAIEYIKFLHEQVTVLSTPYMKSGSAIPHQQSSDKSKDPEGPKQDLRSRGLCLVPVSSTFPVTHETTVDFWTPTFGGTYR, from the exons ATGGCAGATGAATATCAGACAAGCGGTAACTGGTGGGAATCATCAAGAACATCGAGGTTCGAAGCCGGTACATCACCATCTTCTTCAGCTCTCAATAGCTTAGGTAGCTTTGGATGGTCTTCCACAGATATGGTGGATAGTATCAAAGCAAGGTCTCCCATGGATTCTGTATCTGTCTCTGGTACTTCCATGGTTTTCCACGATATCCAGAAGCCACAGCTTCAAGGCTCGGATTCTTCCGGCGGTGGCGGCGCGGCCGATCCCAACTTGCATATGATGGGTCTAGGCCTTTCTACTCAGGCTATGGATTGGAATCAAGCTTTATT TAGAGGTGAAAAGTCAGCAGAGAGCAGTTTCCGATCAATTCTACAAGAAAACATGAACGCCAATGCAAACTTCCAGCAAGAAGGCGGTGTGCAGCAGCAGCTTCAATGGAGAGATCACAAGTTATTTGCAGCAGCAGCGGCAGGAGGGGATTCAACGTCGAACAGATCagcaggaggaggaggaggagggttTTCTTTAGATCAATCGTCTCAGTTTAGCCCTCAATATAGCTCGGGCGACAGCACCATAACTTCGAGTTTTCAGATGGATtcagctgctgctgctgctgcagcGTTGTATGGAAATCAATCAACCATCTTACAAGGATTGTTTGGTGGAACTGATActagtaataacaataacaataataatcagcAATCTTCAAGCTCTAATAGTTTTCCTTATCCCGCAACTACTTACGGAATCGGCTCTATTAATGAACtccctcatcatcatcatcatcatcagcagcagcagcagcctTCTACTTGGTCTAAAGTACCTCAATTTCTTAGAACTGGTTCACCACCaaagcagcagcaacaacaacctTACAACCATTTACACTTTTCTAATAACGCTCCGTATTGGAATGCGTCTGAAGCAGCCATAAAAGAGGTCAGACCGGGCTTTTTCCCGTCATTGCAACCCCAGTTTCCCACGCAAAGCTTCGAGGAAAAACCAAAG AATATATCAGAGGTTAGGGATTCGAGTGCAGCAGCAGTGGTGAAGAAAAGTGGGAACGAAGCCGCATCGAAAAGACCTCGAAATGAAACAGCATCGCCTTTGCCAGCTTTTAAG gtgagaaaagagaagaTGGGGGACAGAATCACTGCGCTCCAACAATTGGTTTCGCCTTTCGGAAAG ACTGATACAGCTTCAGTGCTCTCTGAAGCTATTGAGTACATCAAGTTCCTCCATGAACAAGTCACT gttTTAAGCACCCCATACATGAAAAGTGGATCCGCCATACCGCATCAACAG agTTCAGATAAATCAAAGGATCCTGAAGGTCCAAAGCAAGATCTTAGAAGCAGAGGACTATGTTTGGTGCCGGTATCGAGCACATTCCCAGTGACACATGAAACGACGGTTGATTTTTGGACACCAACATTTGGAGGAACTTACAGATAG